Below is a window of Pochonia chlamydosporia 170 chromosome 7, whole genome shotgun sequence DNA.
gtgcagaACGCATAACCACAAAACCACCTCAAACAAGACACTTTTACAGAAGGGGTCTAGACGTCCATACCATTTTACATGAACCTGCTTGGGCAAAATGAGCGAACCagggacaaaaaaaaatcctTTTCCCCGACTAGAACCGTCACACTGCAAGAGAACCCTTTGCAGCTCCTACTTATAAATCTCGATATGAGAACTGACCTTGAGGGTGCTCTAAAGTTAGAGTGCATCGTTCGTGGAAAATTTGGACGCGCAATCAAAAAAATGCAATTCTCGAACTACACTTATGCTACAGTGACTTATTAGGGGACATTGTTGGTTAGCACCTGAGGAATATACTTGAGTAAGCGACAGCTGAACATGCAGCTTGTTCTACGAAAACCATCTGTTCAAGTAGGCACCCAACCTTCACTGTTTTAACCATGTCCAATGAGTGATTGTAAGGTAGTAATCTTATCGCGATTACCTCTGACGGGCCTCAACCTCAGGCAATAAATGTTGTGACAACTGCTGTCTCTAATCTAATAGTAGCCTGACAGACTATTGGCTGTTTGTGCCCGTGCATGTGCTTTTGGAGAATTGAGCGGCTCCTCCACTTATAAGTCCAGCATGGAGTGAGACTTGTCGATGGTCCACACCCACGATTGTCTACTTAATTGATACCCTGGCTCACCAAATGGGCCGGGTTGTCAAgtactaggtaggtatatACCTTGATAGTAGCAGAGGCTGCAGCACCTTGAAATGATGGGCAGTCTCTATAACTCGCTAGGAGAGGCACTGCGGAAACTCCGGTCTAGAAGGCAATACACAGATCGAAAAACAAGCTGGGGCATCCGTCGGATCATGGCCTACACTTATCATACGTCGACTCGGGACTGAACTTACTGAAAATTTTGTAGTCGTGAAGGAATATGCTGAGGTTAGCACCctgacaacattgagatCGTGTGTAACATCTGTCAACTTGTTAGAATCTACCTTCCAACCAAATGTTCAAAAACACAGCATGACTCAAAGCTATTCTCAGACAAGCCAGTTTACTCAGTCACCTTTGCCGGCCCGACTCTCCAAGCGAATCAAAACGAAGCGCGAGCAGGGGAGGGCGCTGAAGTCAAATAACACCCTTGTAAGCAACTCCACAACTAGTCATCGCAACTCCTTCGAGTGGCTCAAGTGCGGGAGAATGACTCGGCAAAGATGAAGTAGTTGAATGGATAGAACTtttgtcatcatcaacgcTTTCCCCTCCTAATGCCCGAAAAATCCGTCAGTGAGGACAACTTACCATCATGGGGGAGGTTGCAAACACCGCATATCTCGGCTTTTGCTTTTCGGCCAACTGGTGATTCAGTCAATACTCCCAAAAAAAACGGTAGTATCCTATCATTCGTGAACACGTTAGCCATGCCTCGACAAAGAGAACTGGGAAAGTAGGTGGTGGCATGCGTGCGTATAATCATATCAGAGATCTTGGTATGGTAATTTGGGAGTCATCACTTCGATTCAGTAGCAGAACTGGATGAAAAAGTGTCTCATCATGATAAGAGCCATGGTGCACGCGTCGTGCGAGTGCTTGGATCAACTTACTTGACGAAACAATGTCGTTCATAAATGGCGTGCAACAGAGGGGAGAGTTTTCTTCAACTCGATTGATTTGTCCTAGTTGTCAAGGATATTGTTTTAGCAAATCGCCGGGCAAGTCGTATCGGCACGATAAACTTGGATGTATGCCTAATCAGATGGTAGTGCATGTTTGTTCAATCGCTCAGGGGTCGCGGGAACAGTGGTGTGTGGTATCATCATTGAATGCTTGACAAAGATCGGAAGAGTAGTGGCCATTACTAGCAAAAAAATCATCAGCACACTCACCATTCTGCCGGAACTAATTAAAGTCAACTGAACACATGTCGGTTTGTTCCTTGTGATGTTGTAGTGCTTAGAAAAGCAGGGTCAGAAGGTGTAGGAAAAGCAAGGAAGCATACGCGGATTGATGCAAAAAAACACGGAAAGAGAATTGTGCAAGGAAAGAGTTTGGACCTGTTTGTGGACCCTTTTATATGCTTGCGCTGGAAGGGCTACGGGTTACGCTTAGTCATATTTTGGTGGGGGCATGGTGTATTTTTAATTTCATCCCATGAACTGCCCACCATTTGTCAGTCGCTTTGTTGCCTTAGGTCAATGACGCTCTTGCAACACTGTCACGAATTGTCCTCAATGAGAAATGTCTGACCGGCGACGAATTAATGGGCCAGGCGGTCCAACCAACCCTCCTATTTACGATGAGGATCTATCTCTCTCGCCAGTTCGCAATAGAAACGATAGCGATGCTCGACCATTTTGTCAGACGAAACTTCAACTTGTCTACTTTCCATCCTGATCTGAAGCTAATCTTTGCCACAGACCTAAAAACAGGCGTAACGCCATCTGCATCGGGCTCAGCCTACTTCGAAATCGGCCAAAGCACAGGAACGCACGGCTTTGGTATGAAATTCACCTGCACGGTACATGGACCTCGGTCTCTTCCACGATCAGCGCCGTTCTCTCCTCACATGGTACTATCCACTCATGTTAAGTATGCGCCGTTTGCCACTCGCTATCGCAGAGGCTATCTCAGAGATGCCAGTGAGCGTGATCTGAGTATACATCTAGAAGCTGCCCTGCGCGGGGCCGTCATTGTCGATCGCTGGCCGAAGAGTGGTGTTGACGTTGTCGTCACGGTAGTGGAGGGCGACATGAGTCGCCAAGCAACCATCGATCAAGGCCTTGAGGACTGGAACACCATGTTTGTACTGAGTGGATGCATTACTGTCGCCGCTGCAGCAATTGCTGACGCTGGAATCGATTgtgttgatgtcgttgcAGGCGGTGTAGCAGCACTCGTTGTGAACAGAGGAAATCCAGATGAGCAAGCAATAGTCATGGACCCTGTTGTCTCCGAACATGATACCGTTCTAGCCGCTTGCTGTGTGGCATATTTGCCCACTCGAAACGAAATTACCAACCTTTGGTACAAAGGGTCGTTTTATACTTCTGAGCTCACCTCATACCAATCTCTGGTGTCGAACGCAGTCCTTGCAAGTAAGGCAACAGGAAAAACAATGTTAATGTCTCTTAATGAGGCAATTCCATCGGTTTGATTGAAACAAGCAATTTGCGTCCATAGAATTGCTTTACAAGCCCGCTTCGTACCAAGCCGCCTGCCAGAGGACCGACAGCATTTGTCGATTTTATGACGACTATTGGGAACACAATATGCAGAATTGTGTGTACAAAACGACATACAAAACGGTGTGGGCTACAATAAGTTGTGCATCTCACATGTGTGTGGTTCATCACACAGACAACATTCACGGAGCGCCATAGCCGGACAGTCACAAAAGCTTTCCGACACCATGAGATATTGCATTTTCACACACTGGTGACGAACATGACTGAGAGTATTTTGTATTGAAAAGTACAGGATTCTGGGCAGTCCCATGACATGGCCATACGAATAGATAGCCAAATACTGGCCCGAAATCGTTAAGGTAttgtatatatatatatatatatatataaggagagagagagagaccGACTCCTGGCTGGAAACGAGATCGACACCTATGTCTTGTGCGTCCCATGGTCGGACTAATGACATATGTGCCTTGGTATGCCTTGGATTCCTCAGTCGGTCATAGGGCCAAGCGCAATAATTTGCCTTCTCATTCTACTAGCTGTTTTTGTGCTCTTGTAGGGACATCAACCCCTAGCTGGTACCACGACCAAGACTTGCTCTCAAAGCGATACTGAATGAGATCAGTCAGTATTAGGCATTGAACACTAGTTGCTTCAATATTCAACATCTTGCCCTGTAGGCTCCATACATATGCTAGAAATACTTCGTTAATTCACTAGTCCAACAATGACAGTCTGTATCTTTATTAAAGTGTTGTGCACAGGTTATGAAGAAAATTTGCTGCCCACAAACCTACGAATAAGTCGTTGGAGAAAACCTCACAAAGCAGGCAATCTGTTGACCGCAAGTGTGCCGGTATTAAAGATTTGTCCTTTTGGCACTCTCGCCACCAAATACTGGAGGATGCCGCAGCTGAGCACTAGACTTGAGCATGCATTTGGAGTAGATACCTGGGTACGTGACATGTATGCATCTGGTTTGAGTTtatggtctggtggatcCTGCCGTCCTCCGCGACCCAACGTTTCCAGATgtcgttcaatgtttgactGGACAGTGGAGAGACCACTCGgacccaccagacttgagaaGCGGATTACCAACCGTTCTGACGCCAAGACTCCACCAATACCAACTTCATCTGGCCTCCATTCCTCCTTGTTGAGCGACCACTTTGACCGTGAGGAGCTTTAGGCTTTCTCCGACTACAGCAATCTAACCAGCAGTGCGCTTATACTTCGACGATCATACCTCTACAACAGCACGCCTTGGCGTTGCCTGATTCCAGATGCAACAAGTTTAAGCCATTTAACTTGCCAGTAGCACTGGCGGAGACTCATTCTAACATCACTGCCAGGAGGCTACAGTCGTCCTACTCATGCCCGTTCTCCTGCCATTAAGAATTACTGCCAGGCGTGAACCCCCTCGGCCGTTCAACGATTAGCAGATGGTGCCATGGATGAACAGCTTGTGACCGCAAAGAGCTTTGCTCCACACATGGCACAACCGTTGGCGAATCTTCAAAATGTGGCGGGTTCAAGTTGGCACAATATCACCGCATGGGCGTTCAACATGACACGGAATGCGCCACTCCTGGAAGACCTCTTCTGGGCTGGACCACGAATTTTCATGAAGCTTGGATCCTACATAACCTTCTCGGACCAAGCGGGTGGTACAGCAGACCGACTAGCATCACCATTGGGTGCTGGCATGCCATCGGACGGCTCGCAGCCGTCCTGGTACAATCTTCTAGAGCCTAACCCTAGTTTTGCTTCAGCGACGAGGATAAGTGTTCCTATTGGGGATTCAAATGTCGACACACCGGCTACACGACTGTCTCTCGATAGTGCGCGAGGTTTGGGCAGCGTATTTGGTTATGCAACTAGCAAGTGGGCTGTCTCGACTATCGCCATGGCTATCATTCTGAACCGCACACATATTTTCGCGGCTACTCGGAGGAGATTGCGATTTCAATGGCATACCAGGTTACTGGTTCGAAGCTTGCCTATTATTCTTCTCGCCTTCCAATCGCTTCATCTGCTTCATTCCATCCAATGTCAGACTTCGCCAAATTTCAATCAACTTCGTTGGGGTCTTGCGAATAAGACATCAGACTTGGTATTTGCGCATCCCAGTGCGTTCTTAAACACCCTGAGTTCCAGTTTACTTTTCGGCATGAGTGACAGAGAGTCATGCGAGGCTACCAACATGATTCCGAAGCTCAATAGTTCCAACATACAAAATCTTCGTGGCTCCTTGAGTTTATTATGGCCATTGTTCGGTGTTTTATGTCTGAGTCACTTTATAGAGACGCTTTCGTGTGCTGTTCAAGGTCGTCCACTTTGCGCCGAAACTGGAATGACACTCTTTGAACAATCACTTGCGTTTGCAGAAGCCGATGCCGCTGTCAATAACCAACTGGGCTGGGCATCTTTGCCTCGCAAGAGTCAAAACTTAAATTTCCCACTAGCTGGTTTAACGGAATCATTTTCCCTGTCTCGAGCCATGATTCTAAGCAAGGTTAACACACCGCCTGAAGTCTTGTTTATCGCCTTTTTATCATCAATGACCCATTTATCCAGCCATGTCCTGGGAATATTCGATGCACAGTCAAAATACAGACTGGCAAATACCGGTTTCTGGGGTCTGTGTTTCATGGCGACCATTGTCTGGAGCGCCTTCGAATTTGAATTAGGAAATCCTTCAGCACAGAGTTTGCTAAGGTTTCCCACGGTGTGTATAATTGGATTTGTTCCCCACGTTCTGGTCCTATCTGGAATTGCGGTCTGCTTGCTGATATACGGTCTGGCACTCATTTTGTCTGCTCTTGCGCCgccatcgtcaacgtcaaACCACACTGCAAGATCTTGGCGAGAAAGACTAGCACAGGCTCATGATAATATGCAAGCAAACCTGTCGTTGTCGGAGATTCGCATAACTCGGGAGATGGACTTTTACACTGCACTCCTCCGGACCGGATttgctgccatcagcatGGCCAGTGAAGCCGTTTATCTCAATGAAGATCGCGGTGTTTCACTCCAGCAGCACACTTGGTTAGAAGAAGCTCGCTTCCGCGAGATGGAGGAATTGCAAAGACAGGTTGTGGGAGTTGGGATATCTAATTCTCAATTTGACCTGATTGGTACTATCGGCCTCGTTCCGGTGAAGGATGGAACTATGTCTGCTACCAGCGGATACGGCCGTGAACGTGCCGCTCAGAGAATTTCCAGAGGACGAAGTGAAAGAACCATTAGAGCAGGCACAGGAGCTACTGAAAGAAGCTCGAGGTGGTTCTTGGCAGTAGAGTTCTTGTTGAGCACCGGCAAGTTGACGATGCGGGTGAGTGCCTTAGCAACCCTCTGGGCCATAGGGAGAATGCGAATAAGGAGTCAGCCAACTTGGCTACTCTGGTTAGCACAACGGCCAAAACTCAGTACTGGGGATAAGATACCACGAATGAGTCATGGCACGATTTCGGACCCTTCCAGACGTTTGATTACCAATGAAAGATCGGTTTCTCGAATGGAGACTATGGATGTCGAAGCTGAGTTTAGGCGCGTCAATGCCAGTCAAGACGAGGACAGCCTTGATGCAGATCTATACAAGTATTGGTTGTCAGGAGGTTGGTGGGGATCCAGTGATGAAAGCGGCGAATATAAGCCggacgacgaagatggcTGGGATACTACGTCTGCTATCTCAGTTTCGACAATAGCCATAGAGGATGACGGTCAAGGCATGTTCTCGCATTCAGAAGACAATGAGAGCGCAACATCCGCGAGACCTTTGTTGAAAGGAAGCTGGCGGACACCGCCCGCTGCGGATACCGCCTTAGACATGAGTAACCTTGCGAAATTGCTACATCCAGAGACCACTGAAGAGCGGGAAGAGGCACAAACGCTCTCTGCTCATCTACTGTCCGATACAGTAATGACGAGATCAGGATTTAGACGCCAGGAGCAACTTCGACGAAGTCGTGTTCTTCGACGACCTGGAATGGTGGTGAACAGCGGTTACAATCATCCGGAGGCCCGATACATGAGGCTGAATCCggaagacgaggagcaaATTTTGGAGCAAATTCTTCTCTCACGTCGCAGCCACAGCGAGTTTCATGCCCATAACTCTACAACCGTACGGACCAATTCAGGTGGCGAGGACGGCGCCAACCTGCCATGCGTGGTTTGCCAAAGTGCAGCCCGAACGATTATTGTTTGGCCATGCCGTTGTCTTAGTTTGTGCGACGATTGTCGCGTGTCACTAGCAATGAACAACTTTGATAAGTGTGTTTGTTGCCGAAGGGATGTTATGAGCTTTAGCCGGATTTTTGTGCCATAATGGCATGGGCAGGGTGAAATGAGGTCGGAGGTAAGAGACACTTTGTATTGTTTTAGTACTCTAGGTAGTTAATAGATACTAAATGTAGCGATATTCTAATTCGTCCCTCATCGAGAGCCCGTCAACCACAACGGAATTTGCTTTCAGTACATGAACAGTTGCTTACATGGCGGCCCATTCTAGACTATACGTGCAAACAGTGGCAGGGTCGGaactgctggctggctgttgtCCACCAATCAAAAATGCTTTCTTCACAGCCGTAGCTAGCCTCCCACCCCCGACAAGGTCTAAAATGGGTATAGGCTCATCCCATTTGTACTCGTTTGCCATGAAATGCGCATGAAAGCGAAGGGGATCGCCAGGATAAACGCTCAGTTGAACGCCAAATCGTAAACCGGGAGTCATATAGTAGCGTCTTTCCAGGAGATACCCGCTGAGAGTCATGCCAGATTCCACAACCGGGGATCGCTCGGATGCCCCTCTCGAAAGAAGCAAATTGCTGGACAGCGGGGTCAAAGACAAACAACCTACGTTGTCAAGTGTTCGGCCGTCATGGGTATTGGTTGCCATGTTACTGGCCACAGGGTGCCTGCCAACACCGCTCCTCGACGATAGACGTGTGGTATCAATCTGGTTCGTCTCTTGAAAGGCAGTAGGCGAAGACGTTGCTTTCGATGCGACTCTCTCAGCTATCGCATATTGCGCAGCTTGCTTTTTCTGTCGGAGAGAGTTAACATACAACTTGCGGGTCTGCCGCATCCCTGTAGCCAAGGCGAACTTGTGGGCAGCTACATCGTCTATTATGTATGCCGACCCTTTTCGCACTAGGCTATGGGCTTCCTCAGAGCGGAGCTCCACAGGCAATGCAAGAAAAACATTCTGCGTTGGTTGCTGTGGTGTTGTGCCTACAAGAGTACCATTGGTGTTCTCCAGCCGCCTGAGAAGAGAGGCTCCCTCCGGGTCGAATATCAGATATCGTCCAGCGATGTTTGAAATTCGTACAACGTCGGAAATGCCCGAGCAGTCACCTGTAGGGGCCATGGGCTCTGTGTTTCATGGCAATTGCGTTAGCTTACAAGTCTCATAAGCTCTGATAGTTGACAACAAGTGTCAATTTGGTACTGGTGATGTGAGGCATTTGGGAATCATAAGTCGTCTTCGTAATGTTGTATGTGTCTTCACAGAAACTCAGTGGATTGACAGATTTTCAAGTATATAATCACGTAATGCCTTGGGAATTGGTGGGTGCAGGACGAacgcaaagaagaagaaaacttTCCACGTACCGGAGCAGAGGGTGATGGCCCATATTGTGAGCACCAGCAACTATTGCAGTCGAGCTGGAAAACATGAAATTTTTCTTTGGGTACGGACTAGAAATACTCACTTCTGGATACATGTGGATCCTTACTACCCAGGTAGTTAGCGGGGCTAGAATTGCATAATCGCAACTAAGGAGGAATATGTACTAATAGGATCAGCTCTTATGCAAGCTTGGTGCAAGCATTTCACTGAGTGCTAACCACATGGCTTCAGAAGTCAAGATCCTCGCTTTTCGGCTGCTCTGGGAGTGATGCAGATACCCTTTCTTCGCTTAACCCAACAGGAGGCAAGCTAAAAGGCGTTATATCAAGCCCATGCGAAGTTGTGAGCCGAAAAGACATTTCTTCTCGCTTCCAGCATCCTTCCATCCCCCCACCTCGTTCATGAAATATCGGCATTGTGTGAATGCGAACCAGTCCTTGAGCTTTGCTTCGCTCTGATGGGCTTTCTTTCACAtatgttggttgatgcaaaGGAACAAGTTCAATCACCCCATCAAACATAATTTCCATCCATTTGCAAAGTCCAGAATGTCGTGGATGTAGAGAGCTTGGTAGTGAAGCTAGGGCAGCCAGTTGAGCAGGAAACTGGCGCAGCAAGCCCTGTAAGCTGTGTAGGAACCGGAGGATCTCTTGAGGCTTGCATAACCTGGAGGGATACAAGGTAGGAGACAGAAGGTTTGGTATGATAACCCGGTGCACTGCGGGCACAGCCTTCAATTTCGAGCGGAGCTCACAAACAAATTTCGAGAACCAGTCCTCGGAGGTGTCGTTTGTAGGTGATGGACCAGGATGTATGATAAGCTGACCGTGAATATTGTTTGCCTCTAGTCTTTTTGACAGGTCAAAAGTGTGACAAAATATGTTCCCGGAATTGGCGCTCCCGGAAGTGGCACGCCCGGCCACGCCTCCAGTCCCAAGATCTAATGCTCTTATTAATTTAACAATTGCCAAGTGTTTACATTCGGGGCATGCTTCGTTTACCTTTCTTGGTTGACTGAGTTCCGAGGCCCTGGTATCGCCATGCTATCTTCATCTTACTCGACGAAGAATCCAATTGGACCGGTTGCTCACTTgtttccaccagaccaggaaGCTCTCTGCGCCAATTTTGCCCAACACCCAGGATGTGAACCTCGTGGCCTTGAACCAAGCCTTCCGCGGCAAAGTAACGAAGCGAGACTCCTCCGAAATCAGTTGTCCCTGGTTCCTCAATCAGGAGAGAACTGCCAAGTGGGAGTCCCGCGTGACCGGCTAGTAGTTGATCTAATGAGGCAGTACCAGTTGATGTCGTCAAACGACCATCTAACGGTGATGGGCGAGTACCCGAGGGCAGTTGCCTGCAGTCATTTCGCAACGGCGACGGAATCGCTGGAGCTTGAATAACCGTATTTCTTTTGCGAAAAGACATGGCATTTCAGTTGCCAAAAAGCTCTAGCTGGAAATCCTTCTCCGTCGTAACTACCAGCACAAAATTTGGCATTACGCAATAAGCCGCCCTCAGTCAATAAACGAATGTCAGCCAGCAAAACGTCAATCGAAAAATCAGGTCATGCCGGACAGAGCTCAATGACCACTTGATCATGCCAGATTGTTCAGCGCCCCGTTTGGAAGATATGCTTATAGCGGCTCTGCACACAGGGGGGGAAGGCACACATCGGGTTGCCTTTGGAATGGCACCAAGAAGAGCGGATCCACCTTCAACCAGAAGGGAAAAAATTAAAGTCAAACCTTCATCTTCCTAACATTGTTGTTCAACCCCAAGCGTCACTATCGTCACTACACCAAGCTCTCGACAAGACCATCCAAAATTCCGCCATTGCATTTTTGATCTGTTTTCATCATGTCCAGCGGGGGCGGTGATGCTACACTTTTTGAGGAGAGTTTCACGGTGACCGACTATGACCAATCCAAGTATGATCGGGTTGCTCGTATATCGTGCACATCAGCCGACTCGCAAACGGTAATGGTGCTGGATATCAACATGGAGCTCTTTCCCTGTGCCGTGTCCGATTCCCTACATGTTGTCCTCTCCACAACCTTATCTCCGGATGGTAGTAAGGAGGATGATAAGGGCTGGCGAGATGTTGGCAAGGGAGGAGATGCACCATCCACGATGGCGGACTTGTATGACTATGTTTGTTATGGCAAAATCTACAAATTTGAAGAAACATATGATGGCAACACAATGTAAGTACTTCAACTTGCAGTGTAATGCCCCATGCAATCAATATAGAATCACAAAAGCCTTTATCTGAACTATGCCTTCCCGGCACGTCCCGTATCATTTAATGCTAACACCTGACTGATATTCAGCAATGCATACGTCTCCTTCGGCGGCCTTCTCATGTCGCTGCAGGGTCCTATTAAGAAGCTCACCCCTCTACGTGTCGACAACGTTTATCTCCTCATAAAGAAATAATTAGGTGCTCAATGTCGGTTCAATTGTCGCAGAAAGTCGCACGAGGTTCGGCTGGGGAGCGTCATTTCACGCAATCCTTCCAGGCAACTATACCTCAACCAATACATTTAGAAGCCAGTCAACTTGAGACCCGGTGTACTTAATGCTCTGTGGTACTGTTGTATTCCAAGGCCTGGACTAAGAAGCGAAC
It encodes the following:
- a CDS encoding ubiquitin-protein ligase (Asi3) (similar to Cordyceps militaris CM01 XP_006665614.1), with translation MTRNAPLLEDLFWAGPRIFMKLGSYITFSDQAGGTADRLASPLGAGMPSDGSQPSWYNLLEPNPSFASATRISVPIGDSNVDTPATRLSLDSARGLGSVFGYATSKWAVSTIAMAIILNRTHIFAATRRRLRFQWHTRLLVRSLPIILLAFQSLHLLHSIQCQTSPNFNQLRWGLANKTSDLVFAHPSAFLNTLSSSLLFGMSDRESCEATNMIPKLNSSNIQNLRGSLSLLWPLFGVLCLSHFIETLSCAVQGRPLCAETGMTLFEQSLAFAEADAAVNNQLGWASLPRKSQNLNFPLAGLTESFSLSRAMILSKVNTPPEVLFIAFLSSMTHLSSHVLGIFDAQSKYRLANTGFWGLCFMATIVWSAFEFELGNPSAQSLLRFPTVCIIGFVPHVLVLSGIAVCLLIYGLALILSALAPPSSTSNHTARSWRERLAQAHDNMQANLSLSEIRITREMDFYTALLRTGFAAISMASEAVYLNEDRGVSLQQHTWLEEARFREMEELQRQVVGVGISNSQFDLIGTIGLVPVKDGTMSATSGYGRERAAQRISRGRSERTIRAGTGATERSSRWFLAVEFLLSTGKLTMRVSALATLWAIGRMRIRSQPTWLLWLAQRPKLSTGDKIPRMSHGTISDPSRRLITNERSVSRMETMDVEAEFRRVNASQDEDSLDADLYKYWLSGGWWGSSDESGEYKPDDEDGWDTTSAISVSTIAIEDDGQGMFSHSEDNESATSARPLLKGSWRTPPAADTALDMSNLAKLLHPETTEEREEAQTLSAHLLSDTVMTRSGFRRQEQLRRSRVLRRPGMVVNSGYNHPEARYMRLNPEDEEQILEQILLSRRSHSEFHAHNSTTVRTNSGGEDGANLPCVVCQSAARTIIVWPCRCLSLCDDCRVSLAMNNFDKCVCCRRDVMSFSRIFVP
- a CDS encoding 3' exoribonuclease (similar to Metarhizium acridum CQMa 102 XP_007815631.1), coding for MSDRRRINGPGGPTNPPIYDEDLSLSPVRNRNDSDARPFYLKTGVTPSASGSAYFEIGQSTGTHGFGMKFTCTVHGPRSLPRSAPFSPHMVLSTHVKYAPFATRYRRGYLRDASERDLSIHLEAALRGAVIVDRWPKSGVDVVVTVVEGDMSRQATIDQGLEDWNTMFVLSGCITVAAAAIADAGIDCVDVVAGGVAALVVNRGNPDEQAIVMDPVVSEHDTVLAACCVAYLPTRNEITNLWYKGSFYTSELTSYQSLVSNAVLASKATGKTMLMSLNEAIPSV
- a CDS encoding tRNA-splicing endonuclease subunit sen34 (similar to Metarhizium robertsii ARSEF 23 XP_007818898.1), translating into MAPTGDCSGISDVVRISNIAGRYLIFDPEGASLLRRLENTNGTLVGTTPQQPTQNVFLALPVELRSEEAHSLVRKGSAYIIDDVAAHKFALATGMRQTRKLYVNSLRQKKQAAQYAIAERVASKATSSPTAFQETNQIDTTRLSSRSGVGRHPVASNMATNTHDGRTLDNVGCLSLTPLSSNLLLSRGASERSPVVESGMTLSGYLLERRYYMTPGLRFGVQLSVYPGDPLRFHAHFMANEYKWDEPIPILDLVGGGRLATAVKKAFLIGGQQPASSSDPATVCTYSLEWAAM
- a CDS encoding ethyl tert-butyl ether degradation EthD (similar to Metarhizium robertsii ARSEF 23 XP_011411359.1); the encoded protein is MSFRKRNTVIQAPAIPSPLRNDCRQLPSGTRPSPLDGRLTTSTGTASLDQLLAGHAGLPLGSSLLIEEPGTTDFGGVSLRYFAAEGLVQGHEVHILGVGQNWRRELPGLVETSEQPVQLDSSSSKMKIAWRYQGLGTQSTKKGKRSIALDLGTGGVAGRATSGSANSGNIFCHTFDLSKRLEANNIHGQLIIHPGPSPTNDTSEDWFSKFVCELRSKLKAVPAVHRVIIPNLLSPTLYPSRLCKPQEILRFLHSLQGLLRQFPAQLAALASLPSSLHPRHSGLCKWMEIMFDGVIELVPLHQPTYVKESPSERSKAQGLVRIHTMPIFHERGGGMEGCWKREEMSFRLTTSHGLDITPFSLPPVGLSEERVSASLPEQPKSEDLDF
- a CDS encoding UDP-glucose 4-epimerase Gal10 (similar to Metarhizium robertsii ARSEF 23 XP_007818899.2), with the translated sequence MSSGGGDATLFEESFTVTDYDQSKYDRVARISCTSADSQTVMVLDINMELFPCAVSDSLHVVLSTTLSPDGSKEDDKGWRDVGKGGDAPSTMADLYDYVCYGKIYKFEETYDGNTINAYVSFGGLLMSLQGPIKKLTPLRVDNVYLLIKK